TAACAATCCTGCTGCTTTTTTCTTTCTATATCTTGTTAGTTTTCAACATCTAAGAGAACTGCGAAACTTTAATTAATAATAAGTAATTTTGCCTGATGGAGAGAAGGCTGATGATGACCGGGGACGGCTCCCATACCATGTTTGTACATGGAATGGAAGAGCCCTATCATTCTACCCACGGGGCTCTCCAGGAATCCTGGCATATCTTTATTAAACATGGCCTTTTTACCATGGATAAGCCTTCTGTCAGAATTCTGGAACTGGGTTTTGGTACCGGGCTGAATGCCCTTCTTACTTTGCGGGAATCGACCAGACTTAAGAAAGATATCTACTACCACACTGTTGAAAAATATCCCCTGACGGAATCCGAATATGATTTGTTGAACTATGAGTCCCTGCTTGAAATGTTACCAGAAGGCATTTTTCATCGCATCCACAGCTGTCCGTGGGGAGAAAACGTTCAGATTACCGACCGGTTTCTGCTCTTCAAGGAGAAGGCAGACTTCCGGTCCATGAATCCCCCTTCAGCGTTCAACCTGGTCTATTTTGATGCCTTTTCGCCCGATAAACAACCCGGGCTGTGGAGCGATGCAATCTTTCACTCCATCGTCCAGGTCACAGATCCGGAAGCCGTTCTTTTAACCTACTCCTCCAAGGGGCTTGTTCGCAAAACTCTGGAATCCTGTGGATTCGAAGTGAATAAGGTGGCGGGGCCTCCGGGAAAACGGGAGATAATCAGAGCCGTAAAAAGATCATTGTAATCTGTAATATTTCTTTTAACTTCGCAAACATTATTTAAACAATAACTTACATGAATAACAAACAGATTATCACACTCGTTGTAGTGGCAGTAGCAGCCCTGGTTACAGGGTACTTTATTGGAACAGGTACCAGCAGTGGGGTAAAACCGGAAAGTCAGATCACCATGAAAACCCAGTCCGACTCCCTGAACTATTTTCTTGGATTAAACTGGGGCTACAGTGTTGGGGAAGCACCCTGGGAAGTGGATGCCGACCTTCTTGCAGCCGGACTGCTCCAGGTTTTAAAAGACTCCTCTTCCTTTGATCCCATGAGTGCACAAAGTGTCTTCCGCGATCTGAGCATCTCATTTTCAGATGCCGAAGCGATGAAAGCTGAAGAGGAATCGATTAAAACCATGGAGGAGGGCATTGCTTTTCTGGATGAAAACGGTAAAAAAGAAGGCGTGATTACCACCGAATCCGGCCTGCAGTATGAAATCATTTCCAAAGGTGAAGGTCCCATGCCTGTTGAGACTTCTGAAGTCTCTGTGTTTTATGAAGGCACCCTGATCGACGGAACTGTTTTTGATAGCAGCTACGAAACCGGAGACACCGTAACCTTTCCGTTGAATGGGGTGATCCCGGGCTGGACAGAAGGCCTCCAGTTGATGCCTGCAGGATCCACCTTTAAATTTTATATTCCTTCCAACCTTGCGTACGGACCGAGAGCCACAGGTCCTATTCCCGCTAACTCAACTTTGATTTTCAAAGTGGAGTTACTTGATGTGAAATAGTCCGCCAGCTAAAAAAAGGCTGTCCGCCAAGCGTACAGCCTTTTTTTATGATCATAAAGTTCGAATTGTGGCTTTCTTCAATATACTATCCTTAAATTTATATTCTCACTGAAAAATATCGAGTATGAGCTTCGAGATTAATGGCCGCCTGGCAGAAAAATACGAAACGCAACAGGTCTCGGACCGGTTCCAGAAACGTGAATTTGTCCTTGAGATCAAATCCACCGGTGCCACCGGATACGAATTTATTGACTTTATTAAATTCCAGTCTACCCAGGATAAATGCTCATTGCTTGACCAGTTTAATATCGACGACACGGTAAAAGTCTCCTTCAACCTTAGAGGTCGCAAATGGGAAAAAGACGGCCAGGTATCCTATTTTACAAACCTGGAAGCCTGGCGCATCGAGAAAGTCCCGGGCGCCGCAGGCAATTTGGCTGACGAATTCCCAATGGATAGCGCTGCGCCGGCTCAGGATGCTCCATTTCCTCCCAATCCTCCCGAAAATGATTCCGGTTTTGATGATCTGCCCTTTTGAAAACCTGAAAACAAAAACAAAATCCCTAATTAATTTCAGGCAGAAGCATCAATCCGTTTCGTTTCCAAAGAGTGATAATACTTTGGAGTTACCATTCTCACTGGAATTGAAAATTCAATGGTAATACCTTTAAAGGAACTGTCTGTAACCCTGATCTCTCCGTTCATGGATTTTACCAGTCCGCTGGCCAACTTATAGCCAAGTCCGATTGTATCATTGGTATTAAACCAGTCCTCTTCTTTTTCAGCTGTTTCAAAGATCTTCTTGATCCCATCCTGTAACAACATGCTGCTGCTGTCCTTAATGGTAAAAATCAAGGTGTTTTTATCGGCGAAAGATGCGCCAAATTCTACGACACCCTTTTTTGTCTGGTTCAGGGAATTTTCAATCAGGCAGCTTAATGCTCTCGACAGGCGCTGCTTATCAGCAATGATTATAGCCTTTTTAAAAGCCTCCCTGGCATTTAAAAGTAAGGCGACCCTTTCCCTGTTAACCTTGTATCTGTCCAGATTATACTTATCATTTAAGTCTTTCAACAAATCATAAATTGCAACTTCATCCTCCTTGAGTTGAAGATTACCTGTTTCGATCAGAGTCAGATCAATCAGGTTGTCCATCATGTTTAAGAGCGAATTGCTGTTACGGGTAATGTGATCGATATATGCATCCCTCTGATTGCAATCCACATCTTCATCACCAAGAAGGTGTGAAAAACCGATGATGGCATTCATGGGAGTCCTGATCTCATGCGAAATATTGGACAGAAACCTGGTCTTCACCCGGGTACCATCGGACTGAAACTGTTTCAGGGTCTCCTCCAGTCCGGCAACCTTCTGTTCCAGTTGCCTGGTGTATTCCAGAAGCTCGTTATATGCAAGCTTTTCTACCATCACCCGTTATCCGCAATATTTCAAATATCAGTTCTGCTTCATCCTTTTAAGGATCTTAGCAGCATCATCTTTATAATAATGACTGGAGGAAGATGCGATTTTAGCCAGTTTTCTCCTGGCGTTTTCTGTTTCATCCATCGCCAGCAGGCATCCTGCCAGGAACCACTCGGCCTTCTGAATATAGAGGTTATCATCATGTTCAATAACCCGGATAAAGGATTCGCTTGCCTCCTTGTGTTGTTCAATCTCCATATAAGATACGCCCATATAAAAATCGGCTTCCATCTTATTTGTATTGATTTCAAGCACCTCGTCGAAACAATCAATGGCTCCTTCAAATTCCCCTTTGAGAAAATGCTCCTGGGCCTTATTCATCCAGTAGGTGGTAACTTCATTGTCCACAGAACGATTGGTAAGAACCAGTTCATAGGGTTTCATGTACTTGGCAAATAAATCGTTATTAGAGAGTGGCCTCCCAAGTACAGTGGCCAGACCTATGGCCACGAGCAGAGCAAGTGCTGCCGATGCTGCATAGTGCCATGGCCGGGTGAACCGAAAAACCCTTTTTCCGGTTTCCGATCTTCGTGTCTCTTCCCGCAGATCACTCAACTGGGCCCGGAAATCCAATACCTCCGTATCGGCAATTGCTTCATCAACCTCCTTATACAGGTTCAGGTCGATCAACAACTCCGGACTGGAGTTGAGCTTCTGCTCGAACCTGGCCAACTCTTTCTCCGAAAGCTCGTTGTCCAGGTACTTTTGTAAAATGTGCCTGT
This portion of the Bacteroidales bacterium genome encodes:
- the mnmD gene encoding tRNA (5-methylaminomethyl-2-thiouridine)(34)-methyltransferase MnmD; its protein translation is MERRLMMTGDGSHTMFVHGMEEPYHSTHGALQESWHIFIKHGLFTMDKPSVRILELGFGTGLNALLTLRESTRLKKDIYYHTVEKYPLTESEYDLLNYESLLEMLPEGIFHRIHSCPWGENVQITDRFLLFKEKADFRSMNPPSAFNLVYFDAFSPDKQPGLWSDAIFHSIVQVTDPEAVLLTYSSKGLVRKTLESCGFEVNKVAGPPGKREIIRAVKRSL
- a CDS encoding FKBP-type peptidyl-prolyl cis-trans isomerase — its product is MNNKQIITLVVVAVAALVTGYFIGTGTSSGVKPESQITMKTQSDSLNYFLGLNWGYSVGEAPWEVDADLLAAGLLQVLKDSSSFDPMSAQSVFRDLSISFSDAEAMKAEEESIKTMEEGIAFLDENGKKEGVITTESGLQYEIISKGEGPMPVETSEVSVFYEGTLIDGTVFDSSYETGDTVTFPLNGVIPGWTEGLQLMPAGSTFKFYIPSNLAYGPRATGPIPANSTLIFKVELLDVK
- a CDS encoding DUF3127 domain-containing protein: MSFEINGRLAEKYETQQVSDRFQKREFVLEIKSTGATGYEFIDFIKFQSTQDKCSLLDQFNIDDTVKVSFNLRGRKWEKDGQVSYFTNLEAWRIEKVPGAAGNLADEFPMDSAAPAQDAPFPPNPPENDSGFDDLPF
- a CDS encoding histidine kinase dimerization/phospho-acceptor domain-containing protein, with protein sequence MVEKLAYNELLEYTRQLEQKVAGLEETLKQFQSDGTRVKTRFLSNISHEIRTPMNAIIGFSHLLGDEDVDCNQRDAYIDHITRNSNSLLNMMDNLIDLTLIETGNLQLKEDEVAIYDLLKDLNDKYNLDRYKVNRERVALLLNAREAFKKAIIIADKQRLSRALSCLIENSLNQTKKGVVEFGASFADKNTLIFTIKDSSSMLLQDGIKKIFETAEKEEDWFNTNDTIGLGYKLASGLVKSMNGEIRVTDSSFKGITIEFSIPVRMVTPKYYHSLETKRIDASA